The genomic window ACAGAGCGTATCCTGAGTCGGATGGCAAAAGTGGAATCTTAATTAACTTTTTGATTTCGCGagattgctttaataataataataatatcatgggTTGGATAATACCCTCTCGAAGGTGCACCGTTGCTGCGAAAGGTTCAAAAGGTGCTAATATTCACATGATTGAGTGTATTGGTTCGGGTAGATTAATACATTATAATGCTAAAAGAAAAGCAATTTGTCGATGCAATTGAATGGATGAGCTCATGTTTAAGAAATGCTTACAATACCGACAAAAAAACATGTTGCAGTTATCTTGGATAAGGCCCCCTGCCATTCTTGTATTGAAGAAATTTTATTAGAAAAGGAatttaaaattcataaattttaagAATAGCTCCTTACAGTTCAATGGTTAATCCTATTAAACATATTTGGTCTGTAGTAAAAGCCGATATAAAAAACCTTGCTGAAAAAAGAGCAGATTTATTAAGTGATGAAGTTCGTGAAAATTTATCATTAAGAGAATATTCTcttgaatttttagaaaaatttattgaaaaaggcAAAATTTTAATCGTTCCTAATTTGTCTTGTGTTAATTGTTTGCCCATATACAAGGAAAAGTACCGGCGGCATTAGCTTTAAAAAACAtgcaattttaatgatttttttaaagttttaaaaatttactaacttttttttccatttagttTGAAACTATTATAATGTATCATAAAAAATAGTATAGTTCTTTAACGGTTAGACACCAGGTCTCCGCGTTCGACAGAGGAGTTGTACAATCAAATTCGAAGACGGGTTCCTAATTCACTTACGTCTCATTCAGATTGTccacattttttattttacaaataaaatgcAATAATTAATTGTTAAAATCAATGAAAAGACGTTGAAGCTCATCTAAGTCGACCCCTTCAATCAAATTAGGAATCCCCAGTTTACGTGTTAAAAGCTTTTTATTCTTTTCGACCAAACTTGCGATTTCATCAGTTTCACCAACCATAAAAAAATCAAGACTTGCAACcacaataagaaaattcaaataatgataaaaagtcgattgaaaaaagtaataaattatatcaaataaatCCAAATCCCTGTGTATGCTCGATGGCGGCTAATAACTTTGTACGCATACGTTCCCGTGAAGTATAAAGAGGTAAATCCAGCAGATTGAAGCAAGTGTGGGCAGCAGGCAAGTGATCCTCATCCACGTGACATGGCTTGATCCTTATCTACAATATAAGACACCACCTACCGGTATTTTTTTCATTCCCGAAAAAGGAATCCGGTCAGACCCAGTaaggaaaactaaaaaaaatcaccaaaagaTGAcgtaaaaattttttcttttcttcaagagACAGAGAGTGGAAAACGTCCCAGAACATGGAAATAACTGGATGATGGGCATGAAACTCTTCGGAGTATATCGCCAGCTtgcaaataaaagtattttactgTACTGATTGCCATTCCATAAAATCAAACGTTTGATTACCCACAATGAGTGCCTCCAATTCAACGGGTTCGAAATGTTTCTACCATTTGTCAACAACTGTGGACCAGAATATTAAACTCAACAACACCCATAAAGCCTTTCTGGAAGTTACCAAATGTGTCCTTGACAGATTTATTGAGGACATAGTCCACATACGCCTCGACATATGATCTCCTATATAGATTAACAGTCCAAATATGACTTGTTTTGATTTGTGACTGGAATGTTCGCTCCGTTTTCCACCAAATCTACGACTTTTGTCGATTTACCGCATTCGACCATTATTTGAAAGCTAAGGAGAAAGACATCGGCAAAATCTTCGTTTTGATATTCCAATAACCCAAGTAGACCGCTACCATCCAAAATTAGAACTACCGGCCCAATGAAGGAGAGAGGACGCTGAGATCCTGCAGGCCGACAGATCTACCCAACAGTTTTttgtaaagaaagagagggagcggCAAATTGACAATAACACAGTTATAAATGCATAATCCACAGAGAATCCCAACGAGCCAGAATATTTCCATGTTGTCGCACGCCTTACAAGAATGAAAGAACATAAACAACTTGCTGGGCAAACCAGAGAAGTCGGGATTCTTCGTTCTCGACAAAAACCCCGTACTTCGGATCAGTAAGTTCGTGGAACAGCAGCATGAAAAATTCCTAAAAAAACTAAATGTTAACGACCTTGATGACTCCTCCGAGGTCAACTGCGTCCTCTCCTTTGAATTTAATCTATAGAATAATAGAAATTGATACATAAAGCGGGCGCCTCAGATCGTTTGTGTCGGCCTGGACCAGAGCTTTCAGAGTATCCATGACAATGTTATCCCGGGAAACGGTAATTACAAATAAAACGGGAGTCAAGTCCTCGAGTTCCcgatttctttcaaataattcaaaattagCCATGACATGAGAGCAAATAGCAGACTACAAATCAAGTTAAAATACGACATTTTTGCATATGTTGTCATGATAGTTCAAAATGACTACTTTGGCGTCCATGTTATATATAAACGGATAATCAAATATGTAATAGTCTTTAATCATctaaactgaaaatataaattaaacttTGTGGTACAGACAATAATAATCTCGTCGAATATTAGCAAGAGTAGTCAAATCCTCAACGTAAAACTCGGCGGGGTCAATTTGGTTTCCCGATTTTAGATTGCTCTGCAGACTAAATAGGTCGGGATAACTTTATGCAGAATGTCCATTAAATTAAGCAAATTGTAGATCTTGAAAGAATCTCCTCCTGCTGCTTTGAACTCTTCCACCAAGCACGGCTTCACGATCTGAGCGAtcacaaaatatagaaaaatactcTGAGAGCTGATCGAATCCACATGCTTCCAAAGTTGGAGTACCAAGACTCTACAGTAAAGAAAAGCAGAACGAACCAATAGTGCAGCGTTGGTCTTTAGAGAGAGACAAGTGATATTTGGCAATCATATTGAACAGCATAAGCTTGTGGGAAAAGGGGAAGTCAGGAAAGCACGGCAAGTAAATCAAAATCATGAGAAATCTGAGGGTCTCGAAACAATTGTATCGAGAAATTAGGGTTTGACTTTCCTCGAATGAAGCCATGACGGTAGAAAATATCTAACAAGTCAACTTCGCCGCACTGACTAATTCCTGAAATGATTCAGATGTCTGTCCCAGTAAGTTCATGAAATTAACAACGGAAAACATATCCAGATTGGGACCATTGTACAAAGAACCACATGTTGCGTCATAATTCAAAAAAGACGCGTTGATGACGCCAAAGGAAGCAAATGCAAGTTCAAATTGAATTGACAGGTCGAAAAATTCCGGGGAATTCAAGTTTGAAGTCGTCATAGTCTGCATGTTGTCCAAGGAAAGACTCAAAAAGCGGCTAGTAACAAATCGCCGGTCGTTGTAGTAGATAGGATTGTTAGTCTAAACTAAATAAACGTCATCTCGATTACAGATTGGGAGAATGTGACGAAAATGTGATCATAGCGACTATAAACACCAACACCTACCACATTTTCACAAGTTATGAGGGAAGATATAGAACATATTTGTGGCAAAGGCTGATTCTGAAAGGTTTCCAGTCCGAGATGCCCATATCCGTTGAATCCGAACGAATATATCCTTTTTTGCGAAGGAATGAAAGCAAAGGTGGAGTAACTGAAGCTTCAGAATAAAAGGCTACCGTCCACACACAATCTGCGTGACCGTCGAGCCCATGAAAAAAACATTCTTCATAGGGTAGTGCTGGTCAACGATTGAACCATGTCCCAGACAGCCGTACCGTCCACCACCAAACAGGAAAACTCCCCCATCGCTAGTAAGCAATGCAGTATGTTTATCCCCACAGCTTACATACACGATTTGGTGACTGTTGGAAATATTCAGCATTGCGGGTTGGAACTGATCTACGCATTATAAACAGGCAACAACCAGTAGTAGAGGCAAGTCCCAATTGTCCCTTactagtcatatatatgtattaattactTGTTAGAACCCCAGGAGAACACTCCACCACTCACTGATATTGCAAACGAATGTTCTCCACCACAGCAAATGAAGTTGATAGGAACAAGACTGAGGTCGAGAACCGGAACTGGCTGGGCTGAATAAGTCCTGCATGCATTGGCAAGTTGTCCATTAGAATTACAACCCCAAGAAAACACTTTCCGTGCTACAAATAAGTCATAAAATGAACTGTTGGACAGAGCGAGGGAGTGTGAGTTGCCACATGATATCTGTACAATTACATAAAATGACAAAATCTTGATAACACTGAAAATCAGTCAAAATAGAATACCCGCAGTATCCATCATAGTTATTATCAGTCTTTCGACCAAGCTGGCCCAATTCGTTGATTCCCCAACTGAGAACCTGACCTTTGTCCGTGAGAGCAACGCTGAAATGTTCTCCGGAACATACATTAGTGACTTTATTTGATTTTAACAATTCAATCACATCTATTACGTGATAATTGAAATATGATACGGGGAAGGTACTCACAGCCTGTCCGACCAAGCTGACCAAACTCGTTGCTTCCACACGAAAAAACACTTCCGTCCTGTAAAGCAAAAAGTGTGTGGTCACGCCCACAACCAACGTCGATGATTGGGGCCTCGCTCAGGAAGTTTTTGATTAGGTTTGGCTTGTTGTATATGTCAAATTCCCCAATCTCGAACCCTAATTGGCAAAAATCGTTGAGTCCCCATCCGTATAAGTAAGACATTATAATCCAACAGAGTAACTCtacaaaattgtaaattttacaattttcaataacatttttaattagaaaaatattcaaaaataataaattaatacaatCCTATTTTTATActaaatttttttctactttcttaTTTTAGGTCATGTTTAGTGCTGTCAATCAAAAGAAATTTAAGTATTTAGAAATGTTGcaattaataataaagatgattttacaaattaaaaaatgatttttttgatattcaataatatttccaAGACACTAACAGTTGCTTTATGATTGAAAACGAATTTGACGATTTTATAAGCAAAGTGgacaatatttgtatataaataatccataaattagccaaattaataaaagaaatgaactCGTCTGATCAGGAAATTCAAAATAAGGCTCTAAAGGCAGCGGACGACTATTGCTGCACAAACAGTAGACTAAATTAAAATATCATCTTGTTAGAACCCAACGGAGTCgacaaaacaatttttaatacaaAAGAAGTAACAAAAAATTCGGAATttggtaaaattaaaaaattttattaaacaaagaCACGTTCAAGTCACTAATTGAACAAGACGCAAAACAAAGAAGCCTGGATCGTCAAAAGAGATACGAAGAAGCAAATCAACTCAAAGAAAAAGGCACTGAACACtataaaaaccaaaaatatgaTTTATCGTGCGAATATTTTACAAAAGTTGCGCTTTTGGTTGATTGAGAACAGGCAATTGCCAAGGCAAAGGATTATTCCCAAGTGTATGGACTGCGTGCACAAGTCTACCTGATActtaaacaatataaaaatgcTTTAAAAGACTGTGAAACATGCTTTCAAGTTTTGCGAAATTACTCACCATAGTTAGAAGACTGGAATAAAAAAGTATGCGTTAGAAAGCTGAAATGTCTGCTGGCTCTACGGGAAAACGAAGAAGCTGCTGAATTTTTGCATATCTGCGTGAACAAATATCCCGATTATAAGGAAATTTTTAATCTTAAATACGACCAATTTCGGAACACTCTtaacaaataatttaaaattttctcttaattaataaaattaaaaatgatataagtttaaaataatagcaataatataaatgtttaaaatatttggaCATAACGTGGCAGCTATATTGTCTTTAGTGCAGTTTACAATAACAAATGCAAACTACAATATTCAAAGAACTAACTTATTACAATTTATCTACAGTAAAAGCACTCCCTGATGTactttgaatataataataatcacagtGGCTCCCCGACAGGCAACGAAGGAGGCTGAACAGAGACAACGCaggttttgaaaataatattaacgTAAAGACATTCGAGAACGGATACAACTCGTGCAAGATCTGAATATGCCTTCAACTTGCCACAACCTGGTGATTACCCCCGACAATTCATATTTGTGGGCCACTGGTTTGTTCTGCTATAATATTCCAGGCAGTTATAAACCTGTGGTTAAGTGTTTCGACCTGAAAGGAATGGTTCTTAAATTTGAGCGTGGAGTCGACCACGTAGTCAAACGTGTGTGCTCCCTTTCAGACGACTACTCAAAAGTGCTCATTATTTTACGCATTTCAGCCTGCCTTTTTGATGGCTGATCGTTTTGTTGAATTCCACAACAGCAATGGTCTTCACTATCGGCTGAGGACTCCACGGCAAGGATATGACCTGTCTTTTTATCAGCGGGGAGGAGAACTGTACATACCCTCGGGGTCTCCTCAAATTTATCGTGTCAATCTCCATCTGGGAAGATTTATGACACCGCTGGAGACTTCTGCTcggtatttaaatttttattaaaatagttATGTTAATTGTTCTGACATATCTCCCCACCACAATCTTCTACTTTGTGCCACTGTGGATGGATTCGTGGAAGCATGCGATCCCAGAAGTGCCAAATTCGTAAGCAGACTAAACATCAAGGAGGGACTGTCTCTAACAACAGTAAAATGGCTCGACGAACTACATTTTGGCGTCGGAACTTCTTCTGGCCTTGTACAGATTAGATTTGATGTACTTTAGGTTTATCTGTATGACGTAAGGTCGAGTGTGCCCGTCCAAGTGAAGGACCACCATTATGGGCATTCCATAGTCAGTATGTCGTACCATTCTCAACAACGACTTGTTTTCTCTATGGATTCCAAATCTTTGAGAGTTTGGAACGAAATTGGAGTATGTGATTTTTTTAAACTGTGTAGGGGGATACTGTCTGTAATATCGAGGGGGATGTTCCTTACAATTGTTTTTGTCGGTATCCAGACTCCGGACTTGTTTTGATTGGGTCAGACCAACCTGATATAGAGACGATATTCGTTCCtgttttttgtttctcatttaatTCTGAATTAGTCATTCGGGACAGCTCCAAAGTGGTGTTCTTATCTCGACCAAGTCGTAGACACCATTGAAGCTTCCAACAAGGAAAATTCGagtaattctttattattaatggCTAGTCTACGACGACTATAAATTCATGACGAGGAACGATCTCGATTCTGCTGGACTCGGTCATCTCATCGGGACTCGGTATTTGCGGGCGTACATGCATGGGTTCTTCATCACGACCAAGCTATACGAGAAGGTAGTCTATTCGCGATATTAAAGTTGTCCAAAATTTCCGATGTTGAACCAGACTCTTCTCCTTCAGAAGAAATCGTTGAACCAGTCCCACAGAAGCCCCTTTCAAAGGAATCATTTGTCCTCGTGAACAGTCACATTGCAGAGAGAATTGAGAATGTTGACATTGACGAGTCTAATCGCGTTTGTTCTCAGTATTTGACTAATTTAGTTATTACGTGTATATAAAGACGAACGTTTCTCTTCTCTGTTCACCGACCCAGATATGAAAATCGAAAGAGAAAACCCCGATTACGTCATGCATGAAAAGTTGTACTCTAAAGTGTTCAAAATTTctcaagttttattttttataaccttAGGATGACCCTGGTGACCGTTTAATGGAGAAGGACGACAGGAATCAACGGTATCATGAGACTTTGAACAGGATGAAGTCAGGAGTTGTTGACCACGTCGAGTCACAGTCAAAGTCGTTGATTGTCTGCACTTCTGCACATCTTGATGACGTCTCAGCTGAGAATGCACTAACCTCAAAAGAgtgtggatattttttaatgtttgtagGCAAGCTATATCCAAGAGGCTCGCAATTTCAAAGCCTGGTGTTTCCCGTGTCAATGGAGGCTTAGCTAAAACATTCAGACCACTTAAAAGACATGAGTCACGAGTAGAGAAGCGTGACAAATATCACAGACAAGAACGGAAGAATATACGTCGATCTGCCTCTACGCTTTTTACTAAGAAACGTAAATAATATgacatttttataatattttatttttcaagttcCTCCAATTTCCAAGGGATAAACCTCTTTTTGTCAAATTTGTTTATTCCAATAAAATACTCTTTATTCTCATGTTTAAATCGACGGTAtagttttaattacattttaataaagattaaaatttaaaaacttgtCATTTAGTAATCAttaaagaggggaaaattctttttaaacatttccgcaaaaataatataaaaaattgagGACATATAAGTCTTCTCcttgaaaaaaattatgtatttgaTATTGGCAGAGATGGCTAATGGCACTTCTAAACTTTCAAAACCGGAAAATTACATTGTTATGACGATGCTGATTTTATCGTTGTTGACAATGATTTCTTTcttgaatatattgtataaaaaacgATAGAATCAAACTCGAATTCAGTAATTCTCCTTCTCTTCAAGTCTGAGGTCATATCTTCAACGGACACAGTTATCCATTTTACAAGGCAGGCCACTTTTGTGGTTGTTCTCGAGTCCGATTCTATGGCCTCACTCCAAGAAGCTTCCTCAGCCGTTGCCTTTGTAAATCGGATCATTTGACGATCTTCGGGTGGATACATCCAAAACTTATATTCTGTACGCATGCTCTCCAATGTTTTCCGGATGATCACAGTTTTCGTTGTGGATTACTCCCAGTTCACTGGCAAGAAAATCGTACTTATGAAGCTTTTCCACCTCAACTTACTTTAGGTTTTTTGAGAGGTGATCCCAATCTCAATAAGAGCGATTGTGTTCCTCATTTAGTCAAGTACAAAGATGTCCGGCCTGTTATTTTCGACCCTCAGATCCGCACTTATTGTCGTGTCAAAACGAATCTTCAAAGAGTTATTCCCAACCACCGATTGAAGAGAATGAGTTTTCAACCTCCTGGATTTCTTAATCCCATACTTCGTGCATAAATGCAGATGTATACATTTCACtatttcattttgtcttcttAAATAGTCACTATTTAGCATTCAACACACTTCATTGCTAAGTGATTGTGGCTGAGTTACGGTGACTGCACAATGCTTCAACATTGTCAAAAAATAGGTTACAGTCCTGTATTAGACACACAAGCCTCTCGGTTCTTGAGGAGTTATTTCCATGAGATAACCAATGAGAGAATTCACCAATATCGACGCTGAGATCATTTAAACCCCTTGAAAAAAATggttttttccttattttcttaatCAAGCGGTTCCTCTGCACTTCACTTACCATGTTCAAATCAAGGTCCCCAGTTTCTTGGATGCTGTATTTGCGCTCGAAGTATTCCGCGATTGTGGCCAAATGTGTTTTCTTTGGACGAGTGACCCTGAGAATCCCATCTTTTCTTAGGCAGTAACGAGACTTTTTCTCAAGATCACAGAGGAATTGGAAAAGTATTTGTTCACTTTCGTGGACAGTGGATATGATTCCTCTACCAAGTTGGCCTTTTGGAAGGTAAAGCCTTCTTTGTTATCAGGTTTCAAGTGAATTCAGTGTTCTACAAAGATATTGCACACATTTTTGTCAATCTGTTCAAATTCAGTTGGCTCAATATTTACGACCCCAATGTAGTAGTTGTAGAAGAATAATGAGTGCTCATTAATGGCTTCAAATAAGTTACAAGAGTTAAATTTTGTCTTTGATAGATTGTCCATCCTCTTTGTTAATTCACTAAAATGTGTGTTCAGTACTTCGTTTTTTAATACTGCACTTCTTATATTTTCTAGGACTCCAAGGTATCGGTAACCATCCATCCAATCAAGCATTTTTGTAAATCTGTTTAAATTCAGTTGGCTCAATATTGACGAGCCCAATGTAGTAGTTGTAGAGTGATAATGCGTGCTCATTTATGGCTTTAAATAAGTTGCAAGAGTTTAGCAAAAAGAGGGGTATTTCCGAGGAATCAACAGTGATACGCGTGAATCCTAACAATAATTAGGATGgacaatattttcttgtttttggaGTCTTATTGATTATATTCCAATTATTTTGACTATTTGAACCGTTGTTAAAATCTTTAATATTCGTGAATTTTCTTTTGCTACCACTCAAGAATTTATCAATGTTCTTGaacttatttaaattttgtttattaattttattttatcgatcaaaaGTGTTAAAtagttagaaaaaaaacaaaggctaGTTGAGAAAGCCTGCTGCCTAAATCGAAATCGAGTTCCCTCTTAGTATGGCTATGTCGATCCTTTGTCTAAGACATAATCCTTCTCGTTGATCCCTCTTCTTTACAGCAAGCATTCCTCCGAGTTCGTGCAAGAACTTGGTAATCTTTGGGCCAATGACTCATGATGACTCAACCGCCACGTGGTTAACGAAATTAGGGTATTAAATTGATTTTTGTAAAAATAGAATTTGTAAATTAATAactattattaagattattatataaatataatttttttaatatttcttacaACCTTTTCGCGCCACTTTTGACACGAGTCAGCGCCTCCCTAGAGAAACGCGTCTCAACATTTGGAAAATTCTACCCTTTAAACTAATCAACATTTTTGAGACGAATAAACTGGCAAAGAATTGTactcaataaccattataatgttCGTGCACCTAAATAATGCTTTCGCTTGACCGACTATTTCTTATATGCTTTTAAGCAATGGACTATACATAATTAACATTTTCAATGCGTCTAAATTTTGATCATTTGAATAACAATATGactgtttttttctttgatttcatcGAATTAAAGAACCGATTTCCTATCAATTTTTCATAAATTCACACAAATTTCATTTTTTCTCCCAAAGTGTTTCATGGTTTTCGATTTGTGGTCTATGttttctaaaaatttattttttataaatctaagaaaaatttatttagtgttatttaaaaatataaaaataattttattcgaCCCATTTATCTGCAGAACGTACATTGCATAAATATTAGATCAAAAAATAGATTAAATGACGCTATATTCGGATAAGGTTTTGTCGATAAGCAGTCACGTTGTTTCCGGTATTGTGGGGAACAGAGCTATCTCATTTCCAATTCGAGTAATCATTTAgtttttcaatttcaaaaatagTTGATGGGGATATTAGTGGACGAAATTAATACAGTCCAGTTCAGCAACCCAACAAGTGTCATAAATGATAATCTAACGATTCTAGATTACACAAAATACGTTGGCTCAGAACTAGGGGAGAATATGTTAGAAGAAATTTACGAAACACTGAAATTTAATGATTTGAATAACTACACAAATCTTTTGACAGGTAGAGAACTAAAAAAATGTAGGCTACGCtcgaaataataaaattttaatggaaattaaGCAAGTAGCCAAAGATTTACGAAATCAGTCAAATTTTAGAACATTCTGTATTGATTGTGCCATAAATCCACATAGATTGCGATCCTATACTTGGAGATAATGGGAAATTCGTTTGTCATTACAATTTAATTCTTAGTATCTTCCTGAAGAATTAGTGACAACATATAAAAACCACATTTTCCCATTGGCTGACGTTATTTTTCCCAATGATTTTGAAGCAGAGTATATAAAGGAATGGTtaaaatcaaatagaaaattaTCTGGGGTAAAAATAACCAACGACCCAAGCTCAATTAGAACAGTTGTGGCCAAGTTGCACGAACTGGGCCCTTCCGTAGTTATTATAAGCAGTGTCCCCTGCGATTCTGGTTTAATGACTGTGGCTTCTGAAAGAAAATCTGGTAAgctttaatgattttatttattcggaaattttttgattatttataaaattaaaattagatggaacatttaatttattcaaaatatgcTACCAAAAATCAGAAATACGATTAATCGGGACTGGGGATTTATTTTCGTCCCTTTTTGCGTCTTATCACATTAAGAATAATGGAAATTTAGAGGTAACCAACCTAATGGTCGATTTTATAGAAAACACTTTTGCTCACAATTTCAGTCATTCAGGATATTATCATTGGctccaaacaacaacaaaatagttCTCCATTGGTTGGCTGTTATTTTAGAGGAGAGTAAACAGTGCTggataaaaatagaatattttgtatcTAATATTCTAAATCCGGACATTCGCTTTAAAACAGAGCCCTTTGactaattttcttttaagaaatgttttttggttaaaaatattttcagttatatttaGTTGGTAGATTCTCGCTGTTTCGCCTTTCTGTTACAGCATTTTGTAGTTTCATTCAACTATCTTAGGGTTGTAATTCATGTAGACCTTTTTTAATATAActtgaattttggaaaaaaataagagatataaaaataacaatatagcATTAAACGTCACAAACGACATTTGCCTCTGGCTTTTCGAGGTTGCGCCAGGCCAGCTTGTTCTTAATGATTACCGCAAAAACTAATGTTACAGAATTCATACAAATGGACTTGTAAAAACACAAAAAGAGGAAAACCAGGAAATTTGAGCGCGTCAGTTCAAAGAGGACAATTTAAGAAGGATAAGTTGAGGAAAACAGAAAGCGAATTTGTTGATTGCTTTTAACAAATTTACTGAGTGTTGTTTCGTGGTGAGGCTTCTTCGatgattttgtttataaaattttgtttcaatacgcaactgttattatttttgagcACATCCAAATTTCTTAGTCCTCGAGTGAATCAATGAGTGAATCAATTTTCAGATTTTCCCCGCTGAAAGCTGCAATTCTGCGATTTTGGCAAAGTgccattttttgttttaattactcgCAGAATACCCGACCTCCTTGAACAGTTAGTCGATTGTTTTTGCAAACTTTTAAGAAATTGAAGGAGTATTAATTCGTTTTTGAAAGAAATTGAGGCAAGTCCTCTTCCAA from Octopus sinensis unplaced genomic scaffold, ASM634580v1 Contig02586, whole genome shotgun sequence includes these protein-coding regions:
- the LOC115227283 gene encoding probable E3 ubiquitin-protein ligase HERC4, with the translated sequence MLNISNSHQIVYVSCGDKHTALLTSDGGVFLFGGGRYGCLGHGSIVDQHYPMKNVFFMGSTVTQISAICSHVMANFELFERNRELEDLTPVLFVITVSRDNIVMDTLKALVQACDNMEIFWLVGILCGLCIYNCVIVNLPLPLFLYKKLLGRSVGLQDLSVLSPSLGRRSYVEAYVDYVLNKSVKDTFGNFQKGFMGVKHFEPVELEALIVGNQTFDFMEWQSVQ